A single region of the Chelonia mydas isolate rCheMyd1 chromosome 4, rCheMyd1.pri.v2, whole genome shotgun sequence genome encodes:
- the LOC102933975 gene encoding progonadoliberin-2, translating into MARQRPLLLLLFVVLVVSTHLSRAQHWSHGWYPGGKRELDLSQTPEASEEIKLCDGEECAYLRSPRKTIVNALLADMLARQLQKKK; encoded by the exons ATGGCACGTCAACGACCTCTCCTGCTCTTGCTCTTTGTAGTGCTAGTAGTCAGCACCCACCTGTCAAGAGCTCAGCACTGGTCTCACGGCTGGTATCCCGGAGGGAAAAGAGAACTAGATTTGTCACAGACTCCAGAG GCTTCAGAAGAAATCAAACTGTGTGATGGGGAAGAGTGTGCTTATCTGAGAAGCCCAAGGAAAACCATTGTGAACGCTCTGCTG GCTGACATGCTGGCAAGACAACTCCAGAAGAAGAAGTGA